The following coding sequences lie in one Rhodohalobacter barkolensis genomic window:
- a CDS encoding hexameric tyrosine-coordinated heme protein → MTANAQDSSRADSTDGEPLSLITDSPEEGFEVAIQLARKGVTSTQPDKEVLFMLRDVYSKDPDALIASSQVIAIHFQTVAAANNYWRTDSDE, encoded by the coding sequence ATTACTGCGAATGCACAGGACAGCAGCCGAGCGGATAGCACAGATGGCGAACCATTAAGTCTCATTACCGATTCTCCTGAAGAAGGATTTGAAGTGGCTATTCAGCTTGCACGTAAGGGAGTTACCTCCACTCAACCTGATAAAGAGGTGCTGTTTATGCTACGCGACGTCTATTCAAAAGATCCGGACGCGCTGATTGCAAGCTCACAGGTGATTGCAATCCATTTTCAAACCGTAGCCGCTGCAAATAACTATTGGCGAACGGATTCAGACGAATAA
- a CDS encoding helix-turn-helix transcriptional regulator — MMVSGSKKEILNLIKLRGTLQVDEAVELTDLAKTTLREHFLQLERDGYITRDYVRSGPGRPSLQYTLTKTGQALFPSQESNMLRELIRFLDENGNENDIEEFFTRFWDKRFQRASYLMENESDNQSKLTRLSEMLEDEGFMPEFETEGDNIVIKECNCPFSEVVKETRLPCKLEAEFYERLFDKPVERTTFIAEGDYSCTYCISTK; from the coding sequence ATGATGGTATCCGGATCAAAAAAAGAGATTTTAAATTTGATAAAGCTGCGCGGAACGCTGCAGGTAGATGAAGCTGTCGAGTTAACCGATCTGGCCAAAACCACGCTGAGAGAACATTTTCTACAGCTTGAACGCGATGGATATATCACCCGCGATTATGTCCGGTCAGGTCCGGGTAGACCCAGTCTTCAATATACGCTCACAAAGACCGGTCAGGCGCTTTTTCCAAGCCAGGAATCGAACATGCTTCGGGAACTCATTCGCTTTTTAGATGAAAATGGAAACGAAAACGACATAGAGGAATTTTTTACTCGTTTTTGGGATAAGAGGTTTCAGCGTGCTTCTTACCTGATGGAAAATGAATCCGACAATCAGTCTAAACTTACCAGGCTGAGTGAAATGCTTGAAGATGAAGGCTTTATGCCTGAGTTCGAAACCGAAGGTGACAATATTGTCATCAAAGAGTGTAACTGCCCATTCAGCGAAGTTGTCAAGGAAACCCGATTGCCCTGCAAACTGGAAGCTGAATTTTACGAACGCCTGTTTGATAAGCCGGTGGAACGAACAACTTTCATAGCGGAAGGTGACTACTCTTGCACCTACTGCATTTCAACAAAATAA